The genomic interval CGGATAGGGGTCGCTGAGGCGACTGAACTGCACGCGAGCGGGCGGCCCCTTTCAGTCCCACCCGACCAAAGTGTCATCGGCGCGATTCGCGGTGGAACGCGTCGCCGGGCGACACTCCGAATCCCTCCGACCCAATCCGCCAATCGTTAAGAGCGCCCCGCCCGACGACCTAGATAATGTTCGACGCCGACGACCTCGAAGAGATACGCGAGGCGCGCGAGGAGTGGGACGAGGAGACGGTCGGGCCCACGGTCGAGCGGTTCGGCGAGCGCAAGGAGCAGTTCACCACCGACACCGGCGGTCAGGAGGTCGAGCGCCTCTACACGCCCGAGGACGTGGCCGACCTCGACTACGAGGAGGACCTCGGGTTCCCCGGCGAGGAGCCCTACACCCGCGGGCCCTACTCGACGATGCACCGCGGGCGGCTCTGGACCATGCGCCAGTACGCCGGGTTCGGCACGCCCGAGGAGACCAACGAGCGCTTCGAGTACCTCATCGAGAACGGGTCGTCGGGGCTCTCGATGGCGTTCGACCTGCCGACCCAGATGGGCTACGACTCCGACGCCGGGATGGCCGCGGGCGAGGTGGGGAAATCGGGGGTCGCCATCGACTCGCTACACGACATGGAGACCGTCTTCGACGGCATTCCGTTGGACGAGGTCAGCACCTCGATGACCATCAACGCGCCCGCCTCGGTCCTGCTGGCGATGTACATCGCGGTCGGCGACAAGCAGGGCGTCGACCGCGAGCAGCTCCGAGGCACCATCCAGAACGACCTCCTCAAGGAGTACATCGCGCGCAACACCTACATCTACCCGCCCGAGCCCTCGATGCGGGTCATCACCGACATCTTCGAGTTCTGCGCTGCCGAGACCCCGAAGTTCAACACCATCTCCATCTCGGGCTACCACGTCCGCGAGGCGGGCGCGACCGCCGCCCAGGAGCTCGCGTTCACGCTCGGCAACGGCATCGAGTACGTCGAGGCCGCGACCGACGCGGGCCTCGACGTGGACGAGTTCGCCCCCCAGCTCTCGTTCTTCTTCAACGCGCACAACAACATCCTCGAAGAGGTCGCGAAGTTCCGCGCGGCCCGCCGGATGTGGGCGAAGATCATGGACGAGCGCTTCGGCGCGGAGAATCCCAAGAGCAAACAGCTCAAGTTCCACACCCAGACCGCTGGCTCCACGCTCACGGCCCAGCAGGTCGACAACAACATCGTCCGGGTGGCCTACCAGGCGCTCGCGGCGGTGCTGGGCGGCACCCAGAGCCTCCACACCAACGGCAAGGACGAGGCGCTGGCGCTCCCCACCGAGGAGAGCGTCCGGACCGCCCTCCGGACCCAGCAGATACTCGCCCACGAGTCGGGCGCGGCAGACACCATCGACCCCCTCGCCGGGAGCTACTACGTCGAGAGCCTCACCGACGACCTCGAAGCCGAGGCGTTCGACATCCTCGACACCGTCGACGAGAAGGGCGGGATGCGCCGGGCCATCGAGGACCAGTGGGTCCAGCGCCAGATTCAGGACGTCGCCTACGAGCGCCAGCGCGAGGTCGAGGAGGGCGAGCGCGTCATCGTCGGCGTCAACGAGTTCGAGGTCGACGAGGAACCGGAGGTCGACATCCAGGAGGTCACCGCGGAGGAAGAGCAGAAGCAGATCGACCGCCTGAACGCCGTGAAGGACGACCGCGACGACGAGGAAGTCGAGGCCAGACTCGCGGCGCTCCGGGAGGCCGCCGAGGGCGAGGAGAACGTGATGCCCTACATCGTGTCGGCGGTGAAAGCGTACGCGACTGTCGGTGAGATTTGTAACGTGCTTCGGGAAACGTTCGGGGAATATCAGCCCGGAACGGCGGTGTAGCGAATCGGAGTGGCGCGAATAAAAAAACCGACGCGCGGTAAAAATACTAATATAGTCAAATAGTAATTTATATTCTTGGAGAATACAGAAAAGGCGGAGGTGAGAGAATGTTCGTATTCAATCCGCTCATTGTCTGCGACAAGTGGAACGACGGCTGCTAGACGCCCGTCCGATTACTGAGTACTGGAGACGTATCGCCCGCGAACCGATTTTCCCGCGTGAATGCTCCGCCTGACGCGTCAAAGTCGATCAACGAGTTCGTCCACGTCACCCTCCGTATTAAACACATGAATAGAAGCCCGAACCACACCATCAGGATACGGAAGGTCCCGAATCCGAACGCCCTCCTCGGCCAGTCGCTCGACGGTCGCCTCGGGGTCGTCAACCACGAAACTCACCAGTCCGGATTCGTACTCGCGGGGGCTCAGCAGGTGGGCCTCGTCCGATTCCACGATACCCTGCTTGAGTCGGTCGGTCAATCGCTCGATTCGCCCCTCGATGGTATCGTAGCCGATTTCCTCGATGAGGTGAATCGCCTCCCGGAGTCCGGCGTAGGGAACGGGCGAGACCGTCCCCACCTCCAGTCGGTGCGCGCCGGGCTCGTAGGCGTACTCCTCGGCGTTGGGGTCCTCGACGCTCCGGTAGCCGATGTGGGCGGGTTCGAGGCGGGCCTCCGCGCCCGGGCTCACATGCAGAAAGCCCGCGCCGAAGGGGCCCAGCAACCACTTGTGGCCCGCGCCAGCGAAGAAGTCCGCGCCCCACTCGTGAACGTCCACCGGCATCTGTCCGGGGCACTGGACCGCGTCCACGAGAACTAACGCGCCCGCGTCGTGGGCGATCTCGGTCAGTTCCCGGACCGGGAGGAGGGTGCCATGGGTCCACGTCAGCGCGCTGAGACAGACCAGCTTCGCGCCCTCGACCGCCTCGGCGAAGGCGTCGGCGTCGATGCGCCCGGCCTCGCTCTCGACGACTTCGGTCTCGACGCCGTGGCGCGCGAGGCGCTTCCACGGCAGGATGCCCGAGGAGTGTTCGAGGTCTGTCCTGACGACCCTGTCGCCGGGCTCCCAGTCGAGCCCGGCCGCGATTCGGTTGATGCCGTCGGTCGTGCTCTGGGTGAGCGCGACCTCCTCGGGGGTCGCGCCGAGGTGGTCGGCCACCGCCTCGCGCGTCCGGTCGAAGGTCTCGAACGCGGCGGGGTACATCCCCTCCTCGACGGGCGCGTCGTACTCGTGGCGTTCGAGACAGTCCTCGCCCGCCTCGACGACGCGGGTCGGGCTCGGTCCCGCGGCTCCGGTGTTCATGTAGGCGGTCCGGTCGAGAACAGGGATGTCGGCGCGGAGGTCCTCCGGGTTCATGCTCCGTGCCACGGCGACGAGCGTCATAAACGCTGGCGAAGCGGTAGTGTCCGTAGCGGGCGAGCGTCGGCGGGCGACGAGTCGCCCGCCGACGGCGCTCGCCACATCCGGAGCGCTACCGCGGGAACTATACGCCATCGAGGGGACCCCTCGAACATGCACATCGACCACGTCGGAATCGCCACCGACGACGCCGAGACGCTCGCCGACCTGTACGCAGACCTGTTCGAGGCGCCGGTCGCCCACAGCGAGGAGTTCGACGGCCTGCGAGTCGTCTTCCTCGAACTCGGCGAGAGCTACTTCGAACTGCTCGAACCCATCGAAGACGGCACCATCTCGCGATATCTCGACGCGAACGGTCCGGGTATCCACCACGTCGCGCTCGCGACCGAGGACATCGAGGCGGCGCTCGACGCCGCGCGCGAGCGCGGCGTCGAGCTCGTCGACGAGGAACCCCGGCCCGGCGCGTGGGGCCACGAGGTCGCGTTCCTCCACCCGAAATCGACGGGCGGCGCGCTGGTGGAGTTCGTCGAGCACTGAGAACGAGTGACGTGAAGTCGGTTCCTACGGCGCGGGCCCGAAGTTCTCGGTCTTGGCGTCGCCCGCCGAGAGGTTCGCGGCGTCGAGCGCGGCGGTCGCCTCGTCGAGGAAGTCGGCGAAACCGTAGACGAACACCTGTCCCACGCTGTTCGCGAGGAGGTCGACGACCTCCTCGCTCGACACGTCGGTCGTGATGGCGACCGTCGCGCCCTCCGCGGCGAGGTCGGCGAGGCGGTCCTCGTGGGCCGGGTCGTCGTCGCGGTACACGACGGTCACGTCGCCGCCCTCGGCGACCGCGCGCTCGCCGATGCCCACCGCGGGACCGATGCCCGGCCCGCCCGCGAGGACGACCACGCTGTCCTCGCCCTCGTAGTAGGCGTCGCCGAACGGTCCCGCGACCTCGACGGTCGCGCCGGGTTCGAGGTCTGCGAGGTGGGGACTGAGCGACCCCTCGGGGTCGACCTCGACGGTCACCTCGAACGTCTCGGTGCTGTCGGGCGACGAGAGGGTGTAGTGGCGGGTGACCTCCTCGCCCCCCACGGTCGCGGCGAGCTGTACGAACTGCCCGGGGTGGGCGTCGAACCCCTCGGGCGTCTCCAGTTCGAGCGCGACCGTGTCGGAACCGACCGTCCTGACAGAGCGAACCGCGACTTCCGTGCCGTCCATGGGCCGTCTTGCGCCGGGACGACCAAAGAGTCTGCGACTCCGACCGGCGACCCCGAATCCGCATGCCGGAAGTCCTTGCCGGGAAGGGCGCTTCAGAAGGCTTTTGATTTGGGGTGGGTTACGCCTTAGCTAGGAATGCCAGACGACCTGAACTGGGCCATCGGCGGCGAAGCCGGCGATGGGATCGACTCGACGGGGAAGATCTTCGCGCAAGCGCTCTCGCGCGCGGGACGACACGTATTCACTTCCAAGGACTTCGCGTCCCGCATCCGCGGGGGGTACACCGCGTACAAAATCCGTAGCTCGACCGACCGCGTCCAGAGCGTCGTGGACCGACTCGACATTCTCGTCGCGCTGACCGAGCGCACCATCGACGAGAACATGGACGAACTCCACGAGGGGAGCGTCATCATCTACGACGGCGAGCGCACCGAGATGCAGGACGTCGAGGTGCCCGAGGGGATGATCGGCCTCGACGTTCCGCTCCAAGGCCTCGCCGAGGAGGCTGGGGGAGCCATCATGCAGAACGTCGTCGCGCTCGGCGCGGCGTGCGAGGTGACGAACTTCCCCATCGAGAACCTCGACTCCGCGCTGGAGAAGAAGTTCGGTAGCAAGGGTGAGTCGCTCGTCGAGAACAACAAGCAGGCCGCCCGGAAGGGCCAGGAGTACGTGGCCGAGGAGTACGACCACGAGTTCGACTACGACCTCGACACGACCGACAACGACTACGTCCTGCTCAACGGCGACGAGGCAATCGGGATGGGGGCCATCGCGGCTGGCTGTCGGTTCTACGCCGGATACCCGATCACCCCCGCGACCGACGTGATGGAGTACCTCACCGGCCGCATCGAGCGGTTCGGCGGCGAGGTCGTTCAGGCCGAAGACGAGCTCTCGGCCATCAACATGGCGCTGGGCGCGGCCCGCGCCGGAGCGCGCTCGATGACCGCGACCTCCGGGCCGGGCATCGACCTGATGACCGAGACGTTCGGGCTGGTCGCCCAGAGCGAGACGCCGCTGGTCATCTGCGACGTGATGCGCTCGGGTCCCTCGACCGGGATGCCGACCAAGCAGGAGCAGGGCGACCTCAACATGACCCTCTACGGCGGTCACGGCGAGATTCCGCGGTTCGTGGTCGCGCCGACCAACATCGCCGAGTGCTTCCACAAGACCGTCGAGGCGTTCAACTTCGCCGAGAAGTACCAGACGCCGGTCTTCCTGGTCTCGGACCTCGCGATGGCGGTCACCGAGCAGACGTTCGAACCCGAGGAGTTCGACATGGACGAGGTCGAGATCGACCGCGGGAAGGTCGTCGACGAGGACGAGGTCGAGGCCTGGACCGACGAGAAGGGCCGGTTCCAGCCCCACTTCCCGACCGCCGACGGCATCAGCCCCCGGGCGTTCCCCGGCACCGACGGCGCGGCCCACATGTCGACCGGCCTCGAACACAACTCGCTCGGTCGCCGGACCGAGGACACCGAGGTTCGCGTCGAGCAGGTCGACAAGCGCAACCGGAAGGTCGAGACCGCCCGCGAGGAGGAGGACTGGGAGGTCCGGGAGTTCGGAAATCCCGACGCCGACAACCTCGTCATCTCGTGGGGGTCGAACGAGGGCGCGATGCGCGAGGCCCTCGGGTTCCTCGAAGACGACGGCATCGACGTTCGGTTCCTCTCGGTACCGTACATCTTCCCGCGGCCCGACCTCAGCGACGACATCGAGGCCGCCGACGAGGTCATCGTGGTCGAGTGCAACGAGACCGGGCAGTTCGCCAACCTGCTCGAACGTGACGCGCTCACCCGTCTGAAGCGCGTCAACAAGTACAACGGCGTGCGGTTCAAGGCCGACGAGCTGGCAGACGACATCAAAGAGCGACTCGAAGCCGAGGAGGTTAGAGCATGAGTTCCGAGGTACGATTCACCGACTTCAAATCCGACAAGCAGCCGACGTGGTGCCCCGGATGCGGGGACTTCGGTACGATGAACGGCATGATGAAGGCGCTGGCCGAGACCGGCAACAGCCCCGACGACACGTTCGTGGTCGCGGGTATCGGCTGTTCCGGCAAGATCGGCACCTTCATGCACAGCTACGCGCTCCACGGCGTCCACGGCCGGGCGCTCCCGGTGGGCACGGGTGTCAAACTCGCCAACCCCGACCTCGAAGTGATGGTCGCGGGCGGCGACGGCGACGGCTACTCCATCGGCGCGGGCCACTTCGTCCACGCGGTCCGCCGGAACGTCGACATGACCTACGTGGTGATGGACAACCGCATCTACGGCCTGACCAAGGGGCAGGCCTCCCCGACCTCGCGGGAGGACTTCGAGACCAGCACGACCCCCGAGGGACCGAAACAGCCGCCGGTCAACCCCCTCGCGCTCGCCCTCTCGGCGGGCGGGAGCTTCATCGCCCAGTCGTTCTCCACGGACGCCCAGCGACACACCGAAATCGTCAAGCAGGCCATCGAGCACGACGGCTTCGGCTTCGTCAACGTCTTCAGCCCCTGCGTGACGTTCAACGACGTGGACACCTACGACTACTTCCGGGACTCCATCGTGGACCTCGAAGACGAGGACCACGACCCGACCGACCGCGACGCCGCGAAGGACAAAATCCTCGACGCCGACAAGGAGTATCAGGGCATCCTCTACCAGAACGAGGAGAGCGTCCCCTACTCGGAACTCCACGGCCTCGATAGCAACATGGCCGACATCCCGGACGGCGCGCCCGAGGGCGCGATGGACCTCGTTCGGGAGTTCTACTGATACCGTAGTTCTTTTAGTGAATTTTCAGTCGTTCTCGGCTTCGAAACAAAGTACAGTCTTCGTTCATTTAGAGCAATAGTCTGCGTAGTATTGAGTAAACAGTTGGTTTCAATCAGTAGCCGAATTACAAGACGTAAACCACCGAAAATATTTATAGACTGAACAACACTATGTAATATGAACGTGCGAGACAATCGTACCTTCTTCATCGGAGTCGATAC from Halorussus salilacus carries:
- a CDS encoding acyl-CoA mutase large subunit family protein, producing the protein MFDADDLEEIREAREEWDEETVGPTVERFGERKEQFTTDTGGQEVERLYTPEDVADLDYEEDLGFPGEEPYTRGPYSTMHRGRLWTMRQYAGFGTPEETNERFEYLIENGSSGLSMAFDLPTQMGYDSDAGMAAGEVGKSGVAIDSLHDMETVFDGIPLDEVSTSMTINAPASVLLAMYIAVGDKQGVDREQLRGTIQNDLLKEYIARNTYIYPPEPSMRVITDIFEFCAAETPKFNTISISGYHVREAGATAAQELAFTLGNGIEYVEAATDAGLDVDEFAPQLSFFFNAHNNILEEVAKFRAARRMWAKIMDERFGAENPKSKQLKFHTQTAGSTLTAQQVDNNIVRVAYQALAAVLGGTQSLHTNGKDEALALPTEESVRTALRTQQILAHESGAADTIDPLAGSYYVESLTDDLEAEAFDILDTVDEKGGMRRAIEDQWVQRQIQDVAYERQREVEEGERVIVGVNEFEVDEEPEVDIQEVTAEEEQKQIDRLNAVKDDRDDEEVEARLAALREAAEGEENVMPYIVSAVKAYATVGEICNVLRETFGEYQPGTAV
- a CDS encoding aminotransferase class V-fold PLP-dependent enzyme translates to MNPEDLRADIPVLDRTAYMNTGAAGPSPTRVVEAGEDCLERHEYDAPVEEGMYPAAFETFDRTREAVADHLGATPEEVALTQSTTDGINRIAAGLDWEPGDRVVRTDLEHSSGILPWKRLARHGVETEVVESEAGRIDADAFAEAVEGAKLVCLSALTWTHGTLLPVRELTEIAHDAGALVLVDAVQCPGQMPVDVHEWGADFFAGAGHKWLLGPFGAGFLHVSPGAEARLEPAHIGYRSVEDPNAEEYAYEPGAHRLEVGTVSPVPYAGLREAIHLIEEIGYDTIEGRIERLTDRLKQGIVESDEAHLLSPREYESGLVSFVVDDPEATVERLAEEGVRIRDLPYPDGVVRASIHVFNTEGDVDELVDRL
- the mce gene encoding methylmalonyl-CoA epimerase → MHIDHVGIATDDAETLADLYADLFEAPVAHSEEFDGLRVVFLELGESYFELLEPIEDGTISRYLDANGPGIHHVALATEDIEAALDAARERGVELVDEEPRPGAWGHEVAFLHPKSTGGALVEFVEH
- a CDS encoding ferredoxin--NADP reductase — its product is MDGTEVAVRSVRTVGSDTVALELETPEGFDAHPGQFVQLAATVGGEEVTRHYTLSSPDSTETFEVTVEVDPEGSLSPHLADLEPGATVEVAGPFGDAYYEGEDSVVVLAGGPGIGPAVGIGERAVAEGGDVTVVYRDDDPAHEDRLADLAAEGATVAITTDVSSEEVVDLLANSVGQVFVYGFADFLDEATAALDAANLSAGDAKTENFGPAP
- a CDS encoding 2-oxoacid:acceptor oxidoreductase subunit alpha; the protein is MPDDLNWAIGGEAGDGIDSTGKIFAQALSRAGRHVFTSKDFASRIRGGYTAYKIRSSTDRVQSVVDRLDILVALTERTIDENMDELHEGSVIIYDGERTEMQDVEVPEGMIGLDVPLQGLAEEAGGAIMQNVVALGAACEVTNFPIENLDSALEKKFGSKGESLVENNKQAARKGQEYVAEEYDHEFDYDLDTTDNDYVLLNGDEAIGMGAIAAGCRFYAGYPITPATDVMEYLTGRIERFGGEVVQAEDELSAINMALGAARAGARSMTATSGPGIDLMTETFGLVAQSETPLVICDVMRSGPSTGMPTKQEQGDLNMTLYGGHGEIPRFVVAPTNIAECFHKTVEAFNFAEKYQTPVFLVSDLAMAVTEQTFEPEEFDMDEVEIDRGKVVDEDEVEAWTDEKGRFQPHFPTADGISPRAFPGTDGAAHMSTGLEHNSLGRRTEDTEVRVEQVDKRNRKVETAREEEDWEVREFGNPDADNLVISWGSNEGAMREALGFLEDDGIDVRFLSVPYIFPRPDLSDDIEAADEVIVVECNETGQFANLLERDALTRLKRVNKYNGVRFKADELADDIKERLEAEEVRA
- a CDS encoding 2-oxoacid:ferredoxin oxidoreductase subunit beta; protein product: MSSEVRFTDFKSDKQPTWCPGCGDFGTMNGMMKALAETGNSPDDTFVVAGIGCSGKIGTFMHSYALHGVHGRALPVGTGVKLANPDLEVMVAGGDGDGYSIGAGHFVHAVRRNVDMTYVVMDNRIYGLTKGQASPTSREDFETSTTPEGPKQPPVNPLALALSAGGSFIAQSFSTDAQRHTEIVKQAIEHDGFGFVNVFSPCVTFNDVDTYDYFRDSIVDLEDEDHDPTDRDAAKDKILDADKEYQGILYQNEESVPYSELHGLDSNMADIPDGAPEGAMDLVREFY